ACTAGTTCCAAAATAACCCTTAACCAATTAatacaattaatataatttaataccTTGGACTATTGTATGATACTTTTATTTGTGACTATTTTGGTAATAgccttttcattaaaaatgtcTTTAAAGACAACCATGAGggtctaaatattaaaaaaaaaaaaaatatatatatatatatatatatatatattatttttatactgTTTTATAacgaaaatataatttttaaaaatatctaatatGTGTTTAAAAATCAGACTTAGTTTGCCCGAGACAatagtgaaataatttttatttagaatacAAAACGAGTAATCTCATTGTAATATCAAATGAGTATTCATTCGAAGAACAAGATGAATCATAATATGTCATgcatataatttgattttattattttttaatttaatttaattttttaatatttagtccCGTTAATCAGACCAatcataatatattaatatgtcATTTCTATAATTTAACCATATTGCTTTGCATTCAACCTTAGTCTcgatattttaatttcatttatttgtattcatTTGTTTGGGGTGTCCTCTCATAATTTAGATTTCATGACATACGTTGGATGAAAAATAATGCAATTATAGTTTGATTGGGAATTCTAAAATGTGGATAGATGTAGAGGGGAAGAAGGAGCGGTCAACTGATGACGTCAAATTTCCACGCTCTTACGTCACACCTCTTCCTCATCCTCTGCCCTTGTCTTTACTTATTTATACCCACATAATGGCCTCCATCTGCTCCCACATTTCCCCACTCAACCTTCCCCGCCTCTCCTCTCCTTCCTCTCTCAATTTCGATGGCGTGCAGTGACCCTACAACCGCTCCCAACCCCACCACCACCTCTCCGTCGTCTCCTCACTCACTCTCTCCACCCTCATCCTCTACTCCTCCCCCTCCCACCATCGTCCTCAGCCCTTGTGCCGCCTGCAAGATTCTCAGGCGGCGCTGCGCCGAAAAATGTGTGTTAGCTCCCTACTTTCCTCCCACCGACCCCGCCAAATTCACCACCGCTCATCGCGTCTTCGGCGCCAGCAACATCATCAAGTTCCTACAGGTAAGAACGAGAGCCCTCAAGCTTTCACATAGTTGGCTTTTACTTGACagattctaattttattttttgtttgaacaAATTTCTCAGGAGCTTCCAGAGTACCAGCGCGCCGATGCTGTGAGTAGCATGGTTTATGAAGCTCAAGCCAGGATTAGAGACCCAGTCTATGGGTGTACGGGAGCGATCTGTCAGCTGCAAAAACAAGTCAGCGAGCTTCAAGCGCAATTAGCAAAGGCGCAAGCCGAGCTCGTAAACATGCAATGCCAGCAAGCAAACCTTATAGCTATAATTTGTATGGAAATGTCAGAATCTCCTCAACCCTCTTCCTTCCAACAGTCACTTGACAGCTTTATCAGCCCTCCAAGCTATCAAAGCGGCTCCTGCTTCCTTGATGACAACATCACCGGAGCTGCATGGGAGCCTCTCTGGACATCatctttataaattaattaattaattagatagtTGATTTAGGAGACAGGAGTTGAATTAATTCCCCTAACTCTGAGCTAATGGGAGAAGGAGACACTAATAGTATAAGGTAattaataagatttaaaatattataaggtatgaagaaaggagaaaaattaAAGCAAGGACCATTGATGTACGACTGTATCAATGTCATCTTTAATATAAAGCGAAGTTAATCCTCCACcccatgtttgattttattttatcgatggattgctttatttttttgttctaactTTGGATGCTCTTAAGGTTGAATCTACAACAACTTTGATTTGGTCacctactattttttttcaatatttaagtTTGAAATATTGTATGTAGCTGCAGTAGGGAAGCCTAACTCCACTAGGAGTTGCTTATCAGCAATGAGAGTGGAACTTTGACGCAGCGTTCATACATGTAAAATGTGGGCCTCACACACTATGCTAAGCCCGGCCCAATCCTGTAATGGGCTTGCTATTCTCCTGCCCAtcacccaaaaaattttaaaataaaaaatataataacctaCATGATATAAATAGTGTCCACTCTAAGTCCAAAGTGGTTCTCACggttttaataacttttttccCTTGTGGGATATCACGAAAAATATAGAAGATATATAACCATTTAATTTTGTGTGTATCCAAAtgtgataaaaagaaaaattatgtaatccatttaaataaaaattaaataaataaataaggaaaattcaCTTGGTTGGTAAAAAGTAGATAAAGAAGATGGCATATCTTTTGTTCCAAAGTTGTCTCCCTTTTAGTTATCCATTCTACGAAACCGCCTTGGAGTCTCTCCAAAGTCCAAACTTTATTCGGTTTTGTTTTACACTACCCATTAGACTTTGACCCATGTGCCAGTGGAGCCCATTAGCATGTAGGATTAGAGATGGTAGATGTGTCGTGATGGGCTGATTTCAAAGACCCAAACTAACTGCGGGCCGGCACCTTGCCTCCCACGAGCATGAGGCCTACTTGGGCCATATCAGGTTGGACGTGCCAGCCCACCgacatcttcttctttttttttctctcttgaatttcattttaaagaaaaatcaaaaaaaaattttaaatattaaatttaactaTTTATCTTGTATTTTCATATTACTTATAATTTACATGTAATgtttaatattataacttataaaaatatagggtttgggaagtgtttttgaaacaaatcctaatttttgaaaaaaaaaaaaatgggaacaattttttgtgttttcaaaagtaaaaaaattttagaaactgaattttttttaaaaaaaaaaacatgtttgattgagttaataaaaaagattttacaaaacaagtaaaacaaaaacttgttttggagttgttttattaaatgaggtgtttttttcaattaacttgatattgtaaatatacaataatttttaagtttacacttaattaaaattttaaaaaaaaagtgtatccattttttaaattattcatcactttaatttatttaaaataaatctttatttaataaacatttctaattatattttattttaatatttttattcatacaTATGGTAATATccttaatcatttttaaaactttttttattatcataaattcttcatataaatacatgttcacattaaaaagaaaaaaaaaatcatccaaatATTAAATGTAAATTAATGCAATCAATATTAATATGGATGAATACTGACACCAccattatatttaatataacatCTACTAGTTTCAAAgtttataaatgatattttttgaGATAATATATACGATTTACTTagtgattataaaaataataaaaaaaacgataaataataaagaacaaATGATGATGTTACACCTACAATAATAAGTAAGTAAAATACGACtttaagaatttattataaatattgagTGTTGTAAGTCGGCAATTAGTAGCTGAGATTATTGTGAATTGTACTTGTCAACccatataataaatcaaatttataagtaATATCTAATCATTTTCATTTGCAATATATATGACATAACTCTAATGAAAACTAgctaagatatatatatataatcctaCATATAATTAAAGGatgaacaaatatttaaaattaaatagattacACGTCATGGATCGATATTGATATAATTTGCCTAAAGCAGTTGAGCAAGTTGATTTCTATAGGTTGTTATAGCTGATGTACTATTATATGATAAATCGATTGAGTGATTTGGATTGCTTGtgatattttatttaccttGAACTGAAATGTCTTTTATCTTGTATTTCTTAAACAATTAATCATTTTATGTCGATAGACaaatcaaattacaaatggCACAACATGCAACAATAATTGATGATTGTCTACTTGGTCTACAATAACACataaatcatgtttttaaaacaccaaaacatttttaataatattccaAAAGGATAAATGTCTATAATTACATAATTTGTTATGTCTAATTACATCTATCCAGATATTCTTGTAAACAATATTGCTCATCTCAATATGGTgttaaaatctatatatataaagacaGTAATAATcaactaaataataatttttttatactggataagaaaaatggatttttggtctAGTTAGtgcataaaaaaacaaaaacgtgcatcttttgcttttctttcccAACCAACATAAATTAATGTGGATATCATATCCAATTCACATGTGCATATAACATTTTTGtgttataattgtttttttactcTTAAAACTAGTTTGTTTATTAGTTGGAATCCATGCACTAATATGGTCACCATCAATTGCATTGATGTACACCTACAACcaaaaacatttattattattaaataatcaaaacaaGGGTAGAACTTCTTATGTAAATCAagttcaattttataaatattatgcaTAGGATCTTACATTAAATCATGTAAATATTTAGGATTATTGGCAACATATGAGAACACCTCATTAGTCATATTGTTGGGACATATAAAAATTTTGGCTAACCAACAAAAtgttcatttaacttatttaaaataagttattcttaatcttataaatgtgttttaaatcaatgaatatttttttggacttagaataaataatatctatatggttgggTGGAGGGTTGTCACAAATAGTATTAAAGCCGATTTTCGACTCCAGTGTAAGGATTTATTTGACCTTGTAAGAggtgtttatttgtttgatttaataattttatgggACACAATGAAAATGTTATATCCGCATAAAAGGGTGATTAtgatatcttatataaaataggAGAGAAAATTTCTGATaccacacacacatatatatatatatatatgaactctttttaactatataaacatgttttaaagtcataaagATATATTTAGGTTTAAAGCATATAATATCTGCGCACTTGGGTAAAAGCTGTTACAGTCCAAACCAAAGAGAATCAATGGTGGTGTGGGTGTTCTCTACACAAAGCTTGAGTGGCTCTTTAGGGTCCTCAAGTATCCTATGTTGTTAGCGAATTTTTTGGGGTGCTTTccaatggcaaaaaaaaaaattccttttgggTTGGATTTTTTTGGGGGTGCTTTCCAATGGcaaaaaaaagagaggatatTTTCAAGCTTCCTTTTGGGTTGGATTTTAGATAAAGATGTTTTTGGAAATTTCATCCCAAAAAGGaattgctatatatatatatattttaaattgaaaaatataaaatataaggaaagttaattttataagaaaagaaaatttaaaattggttGTGAGTTGGGCTTTTTTAGAGGGTTACAATCATAATGactataataaatatttttacttcaAGAAATACTACCATCTACGGATTTTTGTActtctttataaaaatttactatttttataaagttatttagaagaaagaaagatgTTAGCAGGAATGACTTCCTTTGCAATTTTGCTTaacaatatcaaataatataaatttatttttaaaaaatagtaaaattaaaagaattatcatttttaaatgcTGTCCCACCGCGCCAATTGCGATATTCCCAGGCTCCCGCGCTTTCTGAACCTGCTTTCGCCTTATCTATTCCtggcaaccaaacaaaccctcaaGATCTTCTAAAACCCTACCTTCCATTTTTTATCGTGCCCTAGCCTGCACCACGCGATCCTAGATAGCCTTGGATGCTTTATACCCTCTTACAGTCTCCgcctttttgtattttaatatgaaaaggaGTTTCCAGAATAAAGCAAGCAAATGCAAATGCtacaaattttgttgatttcgTGGTTCTATTTTCTTCCTATCTCAA
The sequence above is drawn from the Vitis riparia cultivar Riparia Gloire de Montpellier isolate 1030 chromosome 6, EGFV_Vit.rip_1.0, whole genome shotgun sequence genome and encodes:
- the LOC117916756 gene encoding LOB domain-containing protein 1-like gives rise to the protein MACSDPTTAPNPTTTSPSSPHSLSPPSSSTPPPPTIVLSPCAACKILRRRCAEKCVLAPYFPPTDPAKFTTAHRVFGASNIIKFLQELPEYQRADAVSSMVYEAQARIRDPVYGCTGAICQLQKQVSELQAQLAKAQAELVNMQCQQANLIAIICMEMSESPQPSSFQQSLDSFISPPSYQSGSCFLDDNITGAAWEPLWTSSL